AACTCCACGCCGACTCGCTCCCCGGGTTCGGCCTGCTCGCCGTACGTCGGCTTGAGGTAGCCCGCCGCGTACGAGTGCAGGTCGCCCGTGAGCGCGACGGCGTTCTCAGCCTCCGCGAGCGTCCGAGCGACGGCCTCGCGTTCGGCCTCGTAGCCCGCCCACGAGTCGGCGCTGTACGCCGACTCACCGCCGACCTCGAACTGGAGGTCCATGTGGATGACTTCGTTCGCCCACGCCGTCCACGTCGCCGACGACGCCCGAATCTGGTCGTCGAACCACTCGCGCTGGCGCTCGCCGAACATCGTCGGCGTGCCGTCCGGCCCCCGGGGGCTATCGGAGAGCGACGTGGCGAGCGGCGTCGGCAGGTCGCTGTCGGGGGGCGCCGACCGGAACAGGCGCTCGTCGGTCACCACGAGGTCTAGCAGGTCGCCGAACTCGAACGACCGGTAGAGCCCGAGCGAGTCCAGCAGGTCGGCGTCCGGGTCGTACCGCACTCTCGCGGGCGTGTACTCCCACCACGCCCGGATTCCGGCGGCGAACAACTCGCGCATGAACGCCTCGTCGCCGTTCCGCGGGTGGGAGTCGTCCCCGGCGTACGGCCGGCCCTCCCGGTAACTCCAGAACCGGTCGTTGACGACCTCGTGGTCGTCCCACGTCGCGATGGCGGTGTGCGCCGCGAACGCGGCCTGGAGCGCGCTATCCGACCGGTACGTCCGATGGAGGTGGCGGTAGTCTTCGAGGCCCATCGCGATGCCGGCGCCGCTCGGCAGCCGAATGTCTCGCCCCGGAAACTGCGACCCGCCGGCGTGCTCGTAGACGAAGTCGCCTAGGTGGAGGATGTAGTCCACGTCGTCGTTCGCGACGTGCCGGTAGGCGCCGTACCGGCCGTTCCGGTAGTCCTGACACGTACACACCGCGAAGGACACCGAGTCCGGCGACGAGTCGGAGCGCGGGAGCGTGCGCAGGCGGCCGGTCGGGGAGACGCGGTCGGCGTGCTGGAAGCGATACCAGTACGGTCTGCCGGCTTCCAGTTCGCCGTCGAGGTCCGCCTTGACGGTGTGGTCCCGTCCCGGCCCGGTGGTGCCGGCGTCGAAGAGGCCGACCGGCGACCGGAAGTTCGGGTCCCGAGAGACGAGCACCGAGACCGGTTCGACGGCGCGGTAGGCGGCCGGCGAGACGCGCGTCCAGACGACCGCGCCGGACGGCGTCGGGTCGCCGCTCGCGACGCCCTGCGGGAACGCCTCACGGTCCGGGTCGCCCTCGACGACGGCGCGGTCGGCGCGCACGGCGTCGGCGGCCCGCGGCACGAGGCCCGCGCCCGCGACCGCCCCGAGCGACCGGAGGAGCGAGCGACGAGTCTGGTCGGTCATGTCGACCGCGAGGGACCGCCGAGAGTTTGTAATGAGCGCTGTACGACACGTAAGCCGGCGTTACGCGCGGTGGGATACGGGTAGGACGGTCGTACGAGACGTAGGACCGTGTTACCGGTCGCGGCCCGCTCTACGGCGCACTTCGCTCAGTCGTCGCGGTTCGCTGGCTTCGCGGTTCGCTGGCTTCGCGGTTCGCTGGCTTCGCGGTTCGCTGGCTTCGCGGTTCGCTGGCTTCGCGGTTCGCTGGCGCTCACCGCTCAGCAGTTCCGAGGGCCGACTCCTTCCCTGTGGTCAGTCGTCGCCCCTCGCTCTCTCGAACGTCTCGATGGCTTCCTCGCGGCGCTCGCTGTGGTCCACGATGGGGTCGGGGTAGTCGGGCGCGAGCGACCGGCGCTCCGAGAGCGAGAGGTCGGGCCAGTCGTGGATGTCGTCGGCGGGCACGTCCCGGAGTTCGGGGACGTACGCCTTGATGTAGTCGGCGTCCGGGTCGAAGCGCTCGCCCTGCGTCGTGGGGTTGAAGATGCGGAAGTACGGCTGGGCGTCGGTGCCCGTGGAGGCCGCCCACTGCCAGCCGCCGTTGTCGTTGGCGGTGTCGTGGTCGACGAGTCGCTCCCGGAACCAGTCGTAGCCCTCGCGCCAGTCCACGAGCAGGTCCTTCGTGAGGAACGCGGCGACAATCATCCGCACGCGGTTGTGCATGAACGCCTCCTCGCGGAGTTGGCGCATCCCGGCGTCCACGATGGGGTAGCCCGTCTCGCCGTCCTTCCACGCCTGCAAACCCTCGGGGTCGTCGCGCCACTCGATGGGGTTCTCGTAGTCCTTGAAGTTCTCCGTGACGACGGACTGATTGAAGTACAGCACCTGCGCGTAGAACTCCCGCCACGCCAGTTGCTGTTGGAACTCCTCGACGCTCTCGCGTGCGCCCTCGCTGTCGGCGTCGGCCATCGCGTCCTCGGTGCGCTCGTACACCTCGCGCACGCCGATAGTACCGAATTTCAGGTCGGCGGAGAGCCGCGACGTGTTCTCGTCGGCGGGGTAGTCCCGGCGGTCGGCGTACCGGTAGATGCCGTCCTCGCAGAACGATTCGAGGCGGTCGCGGGCGGCCTCGGTGCCAGCCTCGGGAATCGCGCCGTCCGGTTCCTCGAACCCGAGGTCGCTGGCGGACGGCAGGTCGTCGCCCGCGACGTCCGCGAGAGCCTCGGCGTCCGGTTCGGGCGCGCTGTCGGTCTTCTCGCGGTCGGTCCACTTCTTCCAGAAGTACGTGTAGACGGAGTACGGGTCGCCCGCGTTCGTGCGAATCTCGCCCGGTCGGTGGAGGACGGCGTCGTGGAACGCCTCGTGGCGCGTGTCCTGTTCGTCGAGTGCGGCCCTGACGGCCTCGTCGCGCTCGTCGGCGAGCCCCGAGTAGTCGTGGTTCCAGACGACGCGGTCGGCGTCGAACTCGCGGGCGACGTCGGGAATCACGGCCGACGCGTCGCCGCGCCGGACGACGAGGTCCGAGCCGAGTTCCCGGTAGCGCTCCCGGAGGTCGGCGAGCGCGTCGAGCACGAACGCCACGCGAGGCGGCGCGGCGTGTTCGAGGACGGCGTCGTCGAAACAGAACACGGGCACCGCGTCGCCGGCGTCGGCCGCCGCGGCGAGTCCGAGGTTGTCGGTCGTGCGGAGGTCCCGCCGGTGCCAGAACACCTGCATGGCGCTCCCGTCGGGCGGGACCCTCCTGAAGGTGGTGGGTGGCGCTCGCGGTCACCGCCGTCTGAGCAGTCGCTCGACGGCGCCGGCGGCGGCGAGGGCGACGAGGAACGCCGGCCACAGCGCGTAGTAGAGCGGCGTGAACGACTCCATCGACGCCGAGAACGAGTCCCAGAGGCAGTAGCCCGTCAGGAGCGCGGTCAGCGCGAGCGGCGAGACGGCGTCCGAGCGCAGGTAGAGGGCGGCCGGGACGGCGCCCATCGTCCAGAGGCCGACGAGCCAGTACGCCCACGTCGCGGCGACATCGAGCGTCGCCATTCGCGGACTGGGACCGCCGAGGTCGAGGACGAACTGGCCGTACGCGAGCAGGACGGCGAGGTTCAGGAGGCCGACGCCGGCGGCGACGGCGAAGCGCCGGTTGGAGGAGTCCATCGCTACCGGCGTTCGTCCCGGCACGGCAAGTGTCTGTTGTCGGAACAGTGCGCCGGCGGTCGCTAGTCGCTGCGGAACACGCGGAACGAACCGCGGCCGACGGCGACCTCGTAGGCCTCGTCTTCGTCCCCGTTGTCGTGCGGTTCGGCTTCGACCGTGACTTCGGCGACGCCGACGGTAGAGCCGACGCGCACGACCTCGGCCTCGGCGACGAGGTCGCCGCGAGCGGGCCGGAGGTAGGAGACGTTCAGGTCGATGGTGGCGACGCCCGCCTCGACGGGGTCGTCGAGCGCGGTGCGGACCGAGAGGCCGCCCGCGGTGTCGATGAGCGTCGCGGCGATGCCGCCGTGGACGTTCCCCCTGCCGACGCCGTGGTTCGCGAGTTTCTCGTGGTAGGGCACGCGCATCGTCATCTCGCCCTCCTCGACGTCCTCGACCTCGAGGTCGAGAAAGGAGAGGAAGCCGTGGTCGTCCACGTAGGACTGGATGAACGCGGCCGCGTCGTCCGCGTCGAACGCCGTCATGATTCCCCGTGTGGCGGCGGCCCGCATAAGCCCACCGAGGCGACACCACGGGAAAAGTTATTGTCACGAACGTTCGTGGTGTTCGGTGACACATGACGAACCTCGTCACCAACGTCGAGTCCGTGGTCGCCGAGCACGCCGAGGAGCCGGCCGTCGTCTACGAGGACCACGAGTTCTCGTACGGGGAGTTCTGGGCGCAGACCGGGCAGTTCGCGGCGGCGCTCCGCGAGGGCGGCGCCGAACCCGGCGACCGGGTCGCAATCTACCTGCCGAACCTCCCGCAGTTCGTCGTCGCGTTCCACGGGGCGCTGCGCGCTGGCTGCGTGATCGTGCCGATGAACCCACAGTACAAGAGCCGGGAAATCAGCCACCTGCTCGGCGACTCGGGCGCGACCACCGTGGTGGCGCTCTTGGACCTCGTGCCGTTCGTCCAGCAAGTACGAGACGACACGGACGTGGAGACGGTCGTGACGGTCGGCGGCGAGGCCGACGCGGGAACGCCGTTCCGAGAGTTCCTCGTCGCGGACGGGGACGACAGCGTGGCGGAGCGCGCGGACGACGACGTGGCGGTCCAGCCGTACACCTCCGGCACCACGGGCCAGCCGAAGGGCGTCCAACTCACGCACCACAACCTCGCGTCGAACGCCCGGCAGTCGATGGACATCATGCCGGGCGGGCTGAAGCCGAGCGACCGGAAAATCGGCGTGCTGCCGCTGTTCCACATCTACGGCATGACCGTCGGCATGAACGCCACGCTGTTCGCGGGCGGGACGTTCTACCCGATGGCGGCGTGGGACGCACAGGACGCGATGGCGCTTGTGGAGGACGCCGAACTCACGCTGTTCGACGGCGTGCCCGCGATGTACAACGACATCGTCAATCAGCCGAACGCCGAGGAGTTCGACCTCTCCTCCGTGCGAATGTGTACTGTCGGTGGCTCCGGCATCCCAATCGAAGTGTTGCGAACGTTCGAGGACCTCTACGACGTGGAAATCTACGAGGGCTACGGGCTCACGGAGACGAGTCCGGTGACGCACTTCAACAGCCCGAAGTGGGGGCGTCGCGTCGGCTCCATCGGCAAACCGCTGGACGGCGTGGACGCGAAGGTGATTACGGGCGACTTCGAGGAGGTCGACCCGGTGGCGGAGGGGCCGCTCGACGAGGACGAGGTGGACATGGACGAGGTGACGGGCGAACTCGTGGTCGCCGGGCCGAACGTGATGAAGGGGTACGCCGGTCTGCCGGAGGCGAACCGGGAGGCGTTCACCGAGCGCGAGGGGAGTCCCGGGAGCGAAGCGACCGGGACGTCGGAAGACTCGTCTTCCGGAAAGAAGTGGTTCCACACGGGCGACCTCGGCTATCACGACGAGGACGGCTACTTCTACGTCGTCGACCGCAAGAAGCACATGATCAACACCGCCGGCTACAACGTCTACCCCCGCGAGGTCGAAGAACTCCTCTTCGAGCACGACGCCGTCGCTGACGTGGCGGTGGTCGGCATCCCGGACGACCGCCGGGGCGAGACGGTCAAGGCCTTCGTCGTGAAGACCCCGGACGGCGACGCGACGGCGGACGAACTCAAGCAGTTCTGTCTCGACCGGCTCGCGGAGTACAAACACCCCCGCGAGGTCGAGTTCGTCGAGGAACTCCCGCGCACCACCACCGGGAAGGTCAAGAAATTCGAGTTAGTCGAGGGGTGACAGCCCCGGGGGCACGCCGTTCGTCGGCTCTCACTCCCTGAGGCGGTACCCGGCGGTCGAACCGCCGCCCCAGAACCGGCACTGTACCCCGGTTGTGCAAACGTACTTGCCGCGGTCTACCTTTGAAGCCGGTACATGGCGAATCTCGTCACCAACGTCCAATCTTCTGTCGAGGCAAACCCCGACGACCCCGCAGTCGTCTACGAGGACCACGAGTTCTCGTACGGGGAACTGTGGGAGCAGACGGGCCAGTTCGCGGCGGCGCTCCGAGAGAATGGCGCGGAGCCCGGCGACCGCGTGGCGCTCTACCTGCCGAACCTCCCGCAGTTGGTCGCGGCGTTCCACGGGGCGCTGCGCGCGGGCTGTGTGGTCGTGCCGATGAACCCACAGTACAAGAGCCGGGAAATCAGCCACCTGCTCGAGGACTCGGGCGCCGAGACGGTCGTCGCGCTCGCCGACGTGGTGCCGTTCGTCGAGGAGGTCCGCGACGAGACGAACGTGGAGACGGTCGTGACGGTCGGCGGGGAGGCCGACGCGGGAACGCCGTTCCGAGAGTTCCTGACGGAGGGCGACGACAGCGTGGCGGAGCGCGCGGACGACGACGTGGCGGTCCAGCCGTACACGTCGGGGACGACCGGTCAGCCGAAGGGCGTCCAACTCACGCACCGCAACCTCGCGTCGAACGCCCGCCAGTCGATGGACATCGTGCCCGACGGCCTCCAGCCCTCGGACCGGAAAATCGGCGTGCTGCCGCTGTTCCACATCTACGGCATGACCGTCGGCATGAACGCCGCGCTGTTCGCCGGCGCGACGTTCTACCCGCTGCCGAAGTGGGACGCACAGGAAGCGCTCTCGCTCGTCGAGGACGCCGAACTCACGCTGTTCGACGCCGTGCCCGCGATGTACAACGACATCATCAATCAGCCGAACGCCGAGTCCTTCGACCTCTCCTCGCTCCGGCAGTGTACCGTCGGTGGCTCCGGCATCCCCATCGAGGTGCTGCGGGCGTTCGAAGACCTCTATCCCGTCCGCATCGACGAAGGGTACGGGCTCACGGAGACGAGTCCGGTGACGCACTTCAACAGCCCGAACTGGGGTCGTCGCGTCGGCTCCATCGGCAAACCCCTCGAAGGCGTCGACGCCCGCATCGTCACGGAGGACTTCGAGACGGTGGCGCCCGTCGAGGAAGGCCCCGTCGACGAGGACGAGGTGGACATGGACGAGGTGACGGGCGAACTCGTGGTGTCCGGCCCGAACGTGATGAAGGGCTACCTCGGACTCCCCGAGGCCAACCGCAAAGCGTTCACGGAGGCCGACGGGAAGCGGTGGTTCCACACGGGCGACCTGGGGTACCACGACGAGGACGGCTACTTCTACGTCGTCGACCGCAAGAAGCACATGATCAACACCGCCGGCTACAACGTCTACCCCCGCGAGGTCGAAGAACTCCTCTTCGAGCACGAGGCGGTGGCCGACGCCGCCGTCGTCGGTATCGAGGACGACCGTCGCGGCGAGACGGTCAAGGCCTTCGTCGTGAAGACGCCCGACGCCGACGTGACCGCCGACGAGATTCGGGAGTACTGCCTGTCGAACCTCGCGGAGTACAAACACCCCCGCGAGGTGGAGTTCGTCGAGGAACTCCCGCGCACGACCACCGGGAAGGTACAGAAGTACGAACTCGCCGACGAGTGACGGCAGCGGCCGGTAGCGACTGACGGGGCGCTTCGGCTTTTTCTCGCGTCAGAACCGCTCGCTGAGGCGTTCGGCGTCGCGGGCGTCGTGTCCGCAGAACACGCTCGCGACGGTGCGTCGCGCCAGTTCGCGGACGCGGCGGCGACTGTCCCGCCACGCTTCGTTGCTCCAGAGGAGACTCGTGGCCATCGGCACGCCGTCGTCGTAGTTCTCGCGCTGGTAGGCCTCGTCGCCCGCGATTATCACGGGGTCGTCCAAATCGAGGTAGAGGCCGAGCAGGCCGGGCGTGTGACCGGGCAAGTGGAGCAGGTCGACGCCGTCGTACAGTTGTCGGGGTTCGCGGTCGGGGCTGACCACGCGCCAGTTCAGGTCGCGGTCGAAGTCGGATTGGAGGTAGGCGATGGAGCCGGTGTCGGTGGTCGCGGAGCGGTACGCGAATTCGAGTTCGCGCTCGTGGACGTAGACCGGCGTGTCCGTGCCCGCGAAGTGTCGGAGGCCGCCGGCGTGGTCGAGGTGGAGGTGGCTCATCACCACCGCGTCCACGTCGCCGAGTACGTAGCCCGCTCCGTCGAGCGCGACGGGGAGCGTGCGCTCGTCGGCGTCCGGGTGGTGGAACGCCGAGAACAGGGGTGCGGGCCAGTAGCCGTCGCCCGCGTCGGGGTGACTGCCGGTGTCCCAGAGCACCGTCCCCTCGGGGTGGTCGACGAGGACGTTGTAGACCGGACACTCCACGAGGTCGTGGTCGGGCGCGGGGTCGTCCACGGTCGCCATCGCGGACGAATCCAGCATGTACGCGCGGTCCGCCGTGATGTGGCCGCGGTCGAGGAAGTGAACGTCCATGCCGGGAACGTGGTACTGATTCGACAAAAGGCTACGCTCGAAACCCCGCGCGGGTTGCCAGTCGTTGACACAGTTTTATGCTCCGACGCCGGGAACCCGTGCCCATGACAGACCGATTCTCGGTGTCCGGGACGGCAATCGTCACCGGCGCGTCCAGCGGCATCGGGCGCGCCATCGCGGAACGGTTCGCGGCGGACGGCGCCAGCGTCGTCGTCTGCTCGCGCGAGCAAGAGAACGTCGACCCCGTGGCGGAGGGCATCCGCGAGGACGGCGGCACCGCGCTCGCCGTGGAGTGCGACGTGACCGACCGCGACGCCGTCGAGGCGCTCGTGGAAGCGACCGTCGAGGAGTTCGGGGGCGTGGACTGTCTGGTGAACAACGCCGGCGCGAGTTTCGTCGCGGGCTTCGACGACATCTCGCCGAACGGCTGGCGGACCATCGTGGACGTGAACCTCACCGGGACGTACAACTGCACGCACGCCGCCGCCGAGCACTTGCAGGACGGTGGGGGTTCGGTCGTCAACCTCGCGAGCGTCGCCGGGCAGGAGGGCGCGCCGTACATGAGCCACTACGCCGCCGCGAAGGCCGCCGTCATCAACCTCACGCGGACGCTGGCGATGGAGTGGGCGGGACAGGGCGTGCGCGTGAACTGCATCGCGCCCGGGTTCGTCGCGACACCGGGACTGGAGTCCCAGATGGGCATCTCCGCGGACGACATCGACCGCGAGACGGTCGACAAGCGCGTCGGCGTGAGCGAGGAGATTGCCGACGCCGCGCGGTTCCTCGCGAGTCCCGCCGCGTCGTTCGTCGTTGGGGAGACGCTGACTGCTGGCGGCGTCCCGCAGGGCGAGGAGGTGCCGTCGCTGTGACCGACCGCACCGTCCACCTCCCGGTCGCCGCACAGGATAGCCTCGACGACGTCCTCGACATCGGCGTCACCGCCGAAGAACTCGGCTACGACCGCGCGTGGTTCCCGGAGACGTGGGGCCGTGACGCCGCGACGACGCTCGCCGCGCTCGCCGACCGCACCGAGGACATCGGTATCGGGACGAGCATCGTGAACACGTACTCGCGCAGTCCCGCGCTCGTCGGACAGACCGCCGCCACGCTCGACGAGCACTCGGACGGCCGGTTCCGCCTCGGTCTCGGGCCGAGCGGCCCCGCCGTCATCGAGGGGTGGCACGGCGAGTCCTTCGAGCGCCCGCTCCGGCGCACCCGCGAGTACGTCGAAATCGTGCGGAAGGTGCTGGCCGGCGAGCAGGTCGACTACGACGGCGACCTCGTGCAGACGCGGGGCTTCCGCCTGCGACAGGACGCGCCCGACCCGGCGCCCGAAATCGACGTGACCGGGATGGGCCCGAAGGCCGTCGAACTCGCGGGCCGGTTCGCCGACGGCTGGCACGCCCTGATGTTCACGCACGAGGGCTTCCGGGACCGCCTCGACGACCTCCGCCGGGGCGCCGACCTCGGCGACCGCGACCCCGAGGACGTGCGAACTACCTTCGTCCTGCCGTGCTGTGCGCTCCCCGACGGCGACGCCGCCCGCGACCTGACCCGCCAGCACCTCGCGTTCTACGTCGGCGGGATGGGCGACTTCTACCGGAACGCGCTCGCCCGGCAGGGCTTCGAGGACGCCGCCCACGCCATCCACGACGCGTGGCAGGACGGCGACCACGAGCGCGCGGTCGGCCTCGTGGACGACGACCTGCTGGACGCGCTCGGCGCGGCGGGCACGCCCGAGGAGGTCCGCGAGCGCTTCCAGGAGTTCGCCGCAATCGACGGGCTCGACGCGGTCGCCGTCTCCTTCCCGCGAGCGGCCGACCGCGAGGTCATCGACGCGACGCTCCGCGCGGTCGCGCCCGACGCCTGAATCCGGGGAACTCCGGGCGCGTTTCCCGGGGTTTGACCCTGCTTTTTCCGCCTCGGTCGCGTACGGAGTGGCGTGTACGCAATCGAAGTCACGGAGTTCGGCGACGACGGTGTTCTCGAACGCGTCGAGCGCGACCGCCCGGAACCCGGCCCCGGCGAGGTTCTCGTCGAGGTCGAGGCCGCGGGCGTGAACTTCGCGGACGTGATGCAGCGCCGCGGCCACTACCACGGCGGCCCCGAACCGCCCTACGTGCCGGGGATGGAGGCCGCGGGCACCATCGCCGCGACCGGCGAGGGCGTCGACCGCGAGGTCGGCGAGCGCGTCGTCGCGATGACCGGCGGGAACGCGTACGCCGAGTACGTCACCGCGCCGGCGCTCGCGCTGTTCGACGTACCCGAGTCGATGTCGTTCGCGGAGGCCGCCGGCTTCCCGGTGCAGTTCCTCACCGCCCACCACTGCCTCCACGACTGGGGCGGCCTCGAACCGGACGAGTCGGTGCTGATTCACGCCGCGGCGGGCGGCGTCGGCACCGCCGCCGTCCAACTGGCGAGTCTCCACGGCGCCGAGGTGTTCGGCACCGCCAGCACCGCCGAAAAGCGCGAACTCGCCGAGCGACTCGGCTGTGACCACCCCATCGACTACACGACCGAGGACTTCGTCGAAGTCACGGACGACCTGACCGACGGCGACGGTCTCGACCTCGTGCTCGACGGCGTGGGCGGCGACGTGTTCGCCGACAGCGTCGACGCGCTCTCGCACTTCGGGCGCGTCGTCGCGTACGGCGCGGCGTCCGGCGAACCCGGTACCGTCGACACCGCCACGCTCCTCTTCGGCAACAAGTCCGTCGAGGGCTTCCACCTCGGGCGCGCGATGGAGCGCGACCCCGAGCGAATCTACGAGGCGGTCCCCGAACTCTCGGAGCTGCTCGCCACCGGCGAACTGGAGGTCGTCGTCGGGCAGACCTACGACCTCGCGGACGCCGCCGACGCCCACCGCGCGCTGGAGAACCGCGAGACCACCGGGAAGGTCGTCCTCGAACCGTAAGCCGGAATCAGCGAACCGGTTCGATGCCCTCCCGTCGGCCGTCCAACACGCCGAATCGCTCGCCGCGCCGGCGTTCGAGCCAGTAGAGCAGGCGTTCGGCCCACCGCAGTTTCTTCGCCTTCTCGTCGCCCACGCTCGCGTCCTCGAAGTCCCATCCCGGGAACACCAGTTTCGCGGCGCCGCAGTGGTCCGCGAGGAACGCGGCGCGGTCGCCGTCCGTGAACCCCCCGAAGTTGTAGACTGCGTCGACGGGCGCGGCCTGCGTCGTGCCGAGCACGTGGTCGGCGTCGAAGGCGGGGACGTGTTCCCTGATGGCAGAGATGTTGTCGCCGTGGGCGTGGGCGACGACCGGCGTCCCAGACTCGCTGAGCCGCCTCGCAGTCTCCGGGTTCTTGTCCAGGTCAGTCACCATCGCGTCGACCGAGACGCCGGCGTCGGCGAGCACGTCAACGGCTGTCGACGCGGCGAACACGCGGTCGGCGTCGGCCGCCGTGCCCGTCTCGTCGGCGAGCGACGGCGCGCCGCCGGCGATTGCGACGGTCCGCCCGGTGCAGTCGAGTCGCGTCAGGTCGAACGGCGAGACGTACTCCGCGAGCGCGTCCCGCGCTCGCTCGTCGCCGGCGCGGTCGTACCCGAAGTCGGCGAGAACCGCGTCGTAGACCGGCTCCCAGTCGTCGAACTCCATGGCCGTTGCTACGCGGTCGAATAAATGAAAGGATTCCGTGGTCCGAGCCAGGACGCCCCGCAAGTACCCCTACCCGACGGGGGTCCGGCTTCCAATCCCGGCTTCTTTCCCCGCCGGTATAAGTTTTCCCGTTAGTTGCCGGCTGTCGTCATCGCGGTTGCGAGGTCATCCAGAACGCCGCTCTCGCCCGAAATCCGGCCCGCAGCGGCCCGCAGCGTCGCCGCCGTTCCCGCGACGAGCGCCGGATTCGTGTCGGTGATTGTCACACCTTCGTCGGCGAGTATCGCCCGGTCGTCGGCCGTTAGACCTCGGACTTCGAAGGCGCGCGCGACGGCGTCCGCGGCGGCGTCCGCGTCGCCGTCGAGGCGGGCGACGTGGCGTTCGGCCTCCCGCACCGTCGTCACGTCCAACTCCTCGACGGCGTCGGTGCGCGTGCGGTCCCGCGAGAACCGGTGGCCGACGAGCGCCGCGTCCCGCGTCTCCGCCAC
The nucleotide sequence above comes from Halobacterium litoreum. Encoded proteins:
- a CDS encoding N-acyl homoserine lactonase family protein, with amino-acid sequence MDVHFLDRGHITADRAYMLDSSAMATVDDPAPDHDLVECPVYNVLVDHPEGTVLWDTGSHPDAGDGYWPAPLFSAFHHPDADERTLPVALDGAGYVLGDVDAVVMSHLHLDHAGGLRHFAGTDTPVYVHERELEFAYRSATTDTGSIAYLQSDFDRDLNWRVVSPDREPRQLYDGVDLLHLPGHTPGLLGLYLDLDDPVIIAGDEAYQRENYDDGVPMATSLLWSNEAWRDSRRRVRELARRTVASVFCGHDARDAERLSERF
- a CDS encoding long-chain-fatty-acid--CoA ligase, whose product is MTNLVTNVESVVAEHAEEPAVVYEDHEFSYGEFWAQTGQFAAALREGGAEPGDRVAIYLPNLPQFVVAFHGALRAGCVIVPMNPQYKSREISHLLGDSGATTVVALLDLVPFVQQVRDDTDVETVVTVGGEADAGTPFREFLVADGDDSVAERADDDVAVQPYTSGTTGQPKGVQLTHHNLASNARQSMDIMPGGLKPSDRKIGVLPLFHIYGMTVGMNATLFAGGTFYPMAAWDAQDAMALVEDAELTLFDGVPAMYNDIVNQPNAEEFDLSSVRMCTVGGSGIPIEVLRTFEDLYDVEIYEGYGLTETSPVTHFNSPKWGRRVGSIGKPLDGVDAKVITGDFEEVDPVAEGPLDEDEVDMDEVTGELVVAGPNVMKGYAGLPEANREAFTEREGSPGSEATGTSEDSSSGKKWFHTGDLGYHDEDGYFYVVDRKKHMINTAGYNVYPREVEELLFEHDAVADVAVVGIPDDRRGETVKAFVVKTPDGDATADELKQFCLDRLAEYKHPREVEFVEELPRTTTGKVKKFELVEG
- a CDS encoding cryptochrome/photolyase family protein — translated: MQVFWHRRDLRTTDNLGLAAAADAGDAVPVFCFDDAVLEHAAPPRVAFVLDALADLRERYRELGSDLVVRRGDASAVIPDVAREFDADRVVWNHDYSGLADERDEAVRAALDEQDTRHEAFHDAVLHRPGEIRTNAGDPYSVYTYFWKKWTDREKTDSAPEPDAEALADVAGDDLPSASDLGFEEPDGAIPEAGTEAARDRLESFCEDGIYRYADRRDYPADENTSRLSADLKFGTIGVREVYERTEDAMADADSEGARESVEEFQQQLAWREFYAQVLYFNQSVVTENFKDYENPIEWRDDPEGLQAWKDGETGYPIVDAGMRQLREEAFMHNRVRMIVAAFLTKDLLVDWREGYDWFRERLVDHDTANDNGGWQWAASTGTDAQPYFRIFNPTTQGERFDPDADYIKAYVPELRDVPADDIHDWPDLSLSERRSLAPDYPDPIVDHSERREEAIETFERARGDD
- a CDS encoding TIGR04024 family LLM class F420-dependent oxidoreductase; protein product: MTDRTVHLPVAAQDSLDDVLDIGVTAEELGYDRAWFPETWGRDAATTLAALADRTEDIGIGTSIVNTYSRSPALVGQTAATLDEHSDGRFRLGLGPSGPAVIEGWHGESFERPLRRTREYVEIVRKVLAGEQVDYDGDLVQTRGFRLRQDAPDPAPEIDVTGMGPKAVELAGRFADGWHALMFTHEGFRDRLDDLRRGADLGDRDPEDVRTTFVLPCCALPDGDAARDLTRQHLAFYVGGMGDFYRNALARQGFEDAAHAIHDAWQDGDHERAVGLVDDDLLDALGAAGTPEEVRERFQEFAAIDGLDAVAVSFPRAADREVIDATLRAVAPDA
- a CDS encoding PaaI family thioesterase; amino-acid sequence: MTAFDADDAAAFIQSYVDDHGFLSFLDLEVEDVEEGEMTMRVPYHEKLANHGVGRGNVHGGIAATLIDTAGGLSVRTALDDPVEAGVATIDLNVSYLRPARGDLVAEAEVVRVGSTVGVAEVTVEAEPHDNGDEDEAYEVAVGRGSFRVFRSD
- a CDS encoding alkaline phosphatase D family protein, yielding MTDQTRRSLLRSLGAVAGAGLVPRAADAVRADRAVVEGDPDREAFPQGVASGDPTPSGAVVWTRVSPAAYRAVEPVSVLVSRDPNFRSPVGLFDAGTTGPGRDHTVKADLDGELEAGRPYWYRFQHADRVSPTGRLRTLPRSDSSPDSVSFAVCTCQDYRNGRYGAYRHVANDDVDYILHLGDFVYEHAGGSQFPGRDIRLPSGAGIAMGLEDYRHLHRTYRSDSALQAAFAAHTAIATWDDHEVVNDRFWSYREGRPYAGDDSHPRNGDEAFMRELFAAGIRAWWEYTPARVRYDPDADLLDSLGLYRSFEFGDLLDLVVTDERLFRSAPPDSDLPTPLATSLSDSPRGPDGTPTMFGERQREWFDDQIRASSATWTAWANEVIHMDLQFEVGGESAYSADSWAGYEAEREAVARTLAEAENAVALTGDLHSYAAGYLKPTYGEQAEPGERVGVEFLAPALTSQNVKETLGLPSGRFARSLVERAVQDENPHVEFFDSHHWGYAVVEFEPDAATYTAYEVDKSAPAQNARRSRLARLRAPAGRVALRRS
- a CDS encoding long-chain-fatty-acid--CoA ligase; its protein translation is MANLVTNVQSSVEANPDDPAVVYEDHEFSYGELWEQTGQFAAALRENGAEPGDRVALYLPNLPQLVAAFHGALRAGCVVVPMNPQYKSREISHLLEDSGAETVVALADVVPFVEEVRDETNVETVVTVGGEADAGTPFREFLTEGDDSVAERADDDVAVQPYTSGTTGQPKGVQLTHRNLASNARQSMDIVPDGLQPSDRKIGVLPLFHIYGMTVGMNAALFAGATFYPLPKWDAQEALSLVEDAELTLFDAVPAMYNDIINQPNAESFDLSSLRQCTVGGSGIPIEVLRAFEDLYPVRIDEGYGLTETSPVTHFNSPNWGRRVGSIGKPLEGVDARIVTEDFETVAPVEEGPVDEDEVDMDEVTGELVVSGPNVMKGYLGLPEANRKAFTEADGKRWFHTGDLGYHDEDGYFYVVDRKKHMINTAGYNVYPREVEELLFEHEAVADAAVVGIEDDRRGETVKAFVVKTPDADVTADEIREYCLSNLAEYKHPREVEFVEELPRTTTGKVQKYELADE
- a CDS encoding SDR family NAD(P)-dependent oxidoreductase; the encoded protein is MTDRFSVSGTAIVTGASSGIGRAIAERFAADGASVVVCSREQENVDPVAEGIREDGGTALAVECDVTDRDAVEALVEATVEEFGGVDCLVNNAGASFVAGFDDISPNGWRTIVDVNLTGTYNCTHAAAEHLQDGGGSVVNLASVAGQEGAPYMSHYAAAKAAVINLTRTLAMEWAGQGVRVNCIAPGFVATPGLESQMGISADDIDRETVDKRVGVSEEIADAARFLASPAASFVVGETLTAGGVPQGEEVPSL